Proteins co-encoded in one Prescottella sp. R16 genomic window:
- a CDS encoding polysaccharide deacetylase, translating into MSKKIYVSVGIDVDAVGGWLGSYGGEDSPGDISRGLFAGEVGVPRLLKLATDRGIPVTWFWPGHSVETFPEQFEATVAAGHEVGIHGYSHENPIAMTREQETEVLDHCIDLFASRTGRKPVGYVAPWWEFSPVTNEILLERGFLYDHSLMHNDFTPYYVRVGDSWTKIDYDAPSAHDWMKPLVRGQETDLVEIPANWYLDDLPPMMFIKGSPNSHGFVSPRDVEQLWKDQFDWVYREMDYAVFPITIHPDVSGRPQNLLMLERLFDHIEQHDGVEFAAMETIARDFVQRYPR; encoded by the coding sequence ATGTCCAAGAAGATCTACGTATCCGTCGGAATCGACGTCGACGCCGTCGGCGGCTGGCTCGGCTCCTACGGCGGAGAAGACTCCCCCGGCGACATCTCCCGCGGCCTGTTCGCCGGCGAGGTCGGCGTCCCCCGACTCCTGAAACTGGCCACCGACCGGGGCATCCCCGTCACCTGGTTCTGGCCCGGCCACTCCGTCGAGACGTTCCCCGAACAGTTCGAGGCCACGGTCGCCGCCGGGCACGAGGTCGGTATCCACGGGTACAGCCACGAGAACCCGATCGCGATGACCCGTGAGCAGGAAACCGAAGTCCTGGACCACTGCATCGACCTGTTCGCGTCCCGCACCGGCAGGAAGCCCGTCGGCTACGTCGCGCCGTGGTGGGAGTTCTCCCCCGTCACCAACGAGATCCTCCTCGAACGCGGATTCCTGTACGACCACTCGCTGATGCACAACGACTTCACCCCCTACTACGTCCGGGTCGGGGACAGCTGGACCAAGATCGACTACGACGCCCCGTCCGCCCACGACTGGATGAAACCCCTCGTCCGCGGCCAGGAGACGGACCTCGTCGAGATCCCCGCCAACTGGTACCTCGACGACCTGCCTCCCATGATGTTCATCAAGGGCAGCCCCAACAGCCACGGTTTCGTCAGCCCGCGTGACGTCGAACAGCTCTGGAAGGACCAGTTCGACTGGGTGTACCGGGAGATGGACTACGCCGTCTTCCCCATCACGATCCACCCCGACGTCTCCGGACGTCCCCAGAACCTGCTCATGCTCGAACGTCTCTTCGACCACATCGAACAGCACGACGGTGTCGAGTTCGCCGCCATGGAAACCATCGCCCGCGACTTCGTTCAGCGCTACCCCCGTTAA
- a CDS encoding MFS transporter gives MSTQTVSPPPPPPVATSTEPWNTPITKKTITYVSVVCFLAWVASVYDFTLFGTLLPVISEDFGWSTAQATAINTFATIGVFVVSLVVGTILDRMGRKKALILLMLGGAVAAGLTGVVIGAVSLIIVRSFSGFSMSEEVVNAVYLNEIYKRAKSRGLLYSLVQGGWPVGALISAGLSALLLPVIGWRWSFVVAAVLSLVVVAMATRLPESPTFAAMQEVKRRRAAGDIAGADALAAEHDLEIGSHRQARIRDVFTPQLRRHTICLSLAWFANWIGIQVFAVLGTTVLVEAKQVSFDNALVILVLANAVGFCGYLFHGWLGDRIGRKLTVVLGWIAGGTISLIMLLGPGTSAFIIPMYALTLFFLSGPYSALLFYMGESFPAHVRGTGVNVAHVMAPIGGIAGSGLLSILLSAGISMGTAAILTGSLFMVLSGLFMIGTRNTDHPATQEVSA, from the coding sequence ATGTCCACCCAGACCGTCTCACCACCACCACCGCCACCGGTGGCCACGTCCACCGAGCCGTGGAACACCCCCATCACGAAGAAGACCATCACCTACGTCTCGGTCGTCTGTTTCCTCGCCTGGGTCGCCTCCGTCTACGACTTCACCCTCTTCGGCACCCTGCTGCCCGTCATCAGTGAAGACTTCGGCTGGTCGACCGCGCAGGCCACCGCGATCAACACCTTCGCCACCATCGGCGTGTTCGTGGTCTCCCTCGTCGTGGGCACCATCCTGGATCGGATGGGGCGGAAGAAGGCCCTGATCCTCCTGATGCTCGGTGGTGCCGTCGCCGCCGGACTGACGGGTGTCGTGATAGGTGCCGTCAGCCTGATCATCGTCCGTTCCTTCTCCGGATTCTCCATGTCCGAGGAAGTGGTGAACGCGGTCTACCTCAACGAGATCTACAAGAGGGCGAAGAGCCGGGGGCTGCTCTACAGCCTCGTCCAAGGCGGCTGGCCCGTCGGCGCACTGATCTCCGCAGGACTGTCCGCCCTGCTCCTCCCCGTCATCGGCTGGCGGTGGAGCTTCGTCGTCGCCGCAGTCCTGTCCCTGGTCGTCGTCGCGATGGCCACCCGACTGCCCGAATCCCCCACGTTCGCGGCCATGCAGGAAGTGAAACGGCGCCGCGCCGCCGGCGACATCGCGGGCGCCGACGCGCTGGCCGCCGAACACGACCTCGAAATCGGTAGCCACCGGCAGGCCCGGATCCGGGACGTCTTCACCCCGCAACTGCGCCGGCACACCATCTGCCTGTCCCTGGCCTGGTTCGCCAACTGGATCGGCATCCAGGTGTTCGCGGTCCTGGGCACCACGGTGCTGGTCGAAGCCAAGCAGGTCTCCTTCGACAACGCTCTGGTGATCCTCGTCCTCGCCAACGCGGTCGGCTTCTGCGGCTACCTCTTCCACGGGTGGCTCGGCGACCGGATCGGCCGCAAACTGACCGTCGTCCTCGGCTGGATCGCCGGCGGAACGATCAGCCTGATCATGCTGCTCGGCCCCGGCACCAGCGCATTCATCATCCCGATGTACGCCCTGACCCTCTTCTTCCTGAGCGGCCCCTACTCGGCCCTGCTGTTCTACATGGGCGAATCGTTCCCGGCACACGTCCGCGGCACCGGGGTGAACGTGGCACACGTGATGGCGCCCATCGGCGGCATCGCCGGATCCGGTCTGCTCAGCATCCTGCTGTCCGCAGGAATCTCGATGGGCACCGCCGCGATCCTCACCGGCTCGCTGTTCATGGTGCTGTCCGGCCTGTTCATGATCGGCACCCGGAACACCGATCACCCTGCCACCCAGGAGGTTTCGGCATGA
- a CDS encoding SDR family NAD(P)-dependent oxidoreductase: protein MIRDDGLEGKVAVVSGGGSGIGQALAVAYARAGAHSVVGYLPNDPHDVTDTVRAVEAAGGTCVPVPVDVRDLADTDALAQAALDTFGRLDIAVAAAGILRRAALDEMTDEAWDDMLAVDLSGVMRTFRSCAARMTGPGAMVAVSSIAGGVYGWEDHSHYAAAKAGLLGMCRSLAVELAPRGIRVNTVVPGLIESPQSLDGVNSLGPDGLEAAGRIIPWGRVGHVDEAARVIRFLTGDDSVYVTGQQLIVDGGLTVRWPS, encoded by the coding sequence ATGATCCGCGACGACGGACTCGAAGGGAAGGTCGCCGTCGTCTCGGGCGGCGGAAGCGGCATCGGACAGGCATTGGCAGTCGCGTACGCGCGCGCCGGGGCACATTCGGTGGTCGGCTACCTCCCGAACGACCCCCACGACGTCACCGACACGGTCCGGGCGGTCGAAGCCGCCGGCGGCACCTGTGTTCCGGTGCCGGTGGACGTCCGCGACCTCGCGGACACCGATGCCCTCGCGCAGGCCGCACTCGACACCTTCGGCCGCCTCGACATCGCCGTCGCCGCAGCCGGCATCCTCCGCCGGGCCGCACTCGACGAGATGACCGACGAGGCCTGGGACGACATGCTGGCCGTGGACCTCTCCGGTGTGATGCGCACCTTCCGCTCGTGTGCCGCCCGGATGACCGGCCCCGGCGCGATGGTCGCAGTCTCCTCCATCGCCGGCGGCGTCTACGGCTGGGAAGACCACAGTCACTACGCGGCCGCCAAGGCCGGACTGCTCGGCATGTGCCGCTCGCTCGCCGTCGAACTGGCGCCGCGCGGAATCCGGGTCAACACCGTCGTCCCGGGCCTCATCGAGAGCCCGCAATCCCTCGACGGCGTCAACTCCTTGGGGCCGGACGGCCTCGAGGCGGCCGGTCGGATCATCCCGTGGGGTCGTGTCGGCCACGTCGACGAGGCGGCCCGGGTCATCCGTTTCCTCACCGGCGACGACTCGGTCTACGTCACCGGTCAGCAGTTGATCGTCGACGGCGGACTGACCGTCCGCTGGCCCAGCTGA
- a CDS encoding SDR family NAD(P)-dependent oxidoreductase, giving the protein MNQLTGKVAVITGAGSGIGAAIARLFAREGAAVALLDLHEDTCRDVAAECAESGADTSVHAVDVTDSDGMQAAMAAVVTEHGGIDILVNSAGILDETPFLEMSPDTFDRTVAVDLKGVYLGCRWAAPAMVERGGGRIVNIASQLGIKGGVGLAHYTAAKAGVIGFTKSLALELAPHGILANVIAPGPIVTPLIEGLSLDWKTAKQEELPIGRFGRADEVAPTALLLVSSPGGDLYTGQTLGPNSGDVMP; this is encoded by the coding sequence ATGAACCAACTCACCGGCAAGGTCGCGGTGATCACCGGTGCAGGCAGCGGTATCGGTGCCGCGATCGCACGACTGTTCGCACGCGAGGGTGCCGCGGTGGCACTGCTGGATCTCCACGAGGACACGTGCCGCGACGTCGCGGCCGAGTGTGCGGAGTCCGGCGCCGACACCTCCGTCCACGCCGTGGACGTCACCGACAGCGACGGCATGCAGGCTGCGATGGCCGCGGTGGTCACCGAGCACGGCGGCATCGACATCCTCGTCAACAGCGCCGGCATCCTCGACGAGACCCCCTTCCTCGAGATGAGTCCGGACACGTTCGACCGGACCGTCGCGGTGGACCTGAAGGGTGTCTATCTCGGCTGCCGTTGGGCGGCACCGGCAATGGTGGAACGCGGCGGCGGCCGGATCGTCAACATCGCCTCGCAGCTCGGCATCAAGGGCGGTGTCGGGCTCGCCCACTACACGGCGGCCAAGGCCGGCGTCATCGGGTTCACCAAGTCGCTGGCACTGGAGCTGGCGCCGCACGGAATCCTCGCCAACGTGATCGCTCCGGGCCCGATCGTCACCCCGCTGATCGAGGGACTGTCTCTCGACTGGAAGACCGCGAAGCAGGAGGAACTGCCGATCGGCCGATTCGGGCGGGCCGACGAGGTGGCCCCGACGGCGCTGCTGCTGGTGTCCTCCCCCGGCGGGGACCTGTACACGGGTCAGACACTGGGCCCCAACAGCGGCGACGTGATGCCGTAA
- the rarD gene encoding EamA family transporter RarD: MQRHRSEESTGLLSGFGAYLLWGAFPIFFGLLAPAGALEILAHRMVWTLVAMLIVLAVFGRLGTLRGLGGRMWLLVSAATVAVGINWGVYVYAVVSGHVVEAALGYFVNPLVSVLFGVIFFRERLRPAQIAALVVAAIAVVIITVDYGQPPVLALTLALSFSTYAVVKKVIPLDPRTSLTAEGIVAAPLAVGYLIVLAATGTGTFFGEGAGHSLLLVAAGPVTAVPLLLFGAAAQRIPLTMLGILQYLTPALQMVWGVAVMHEVMPPSRWVGFALIWVALVVFTTDALVRARRSRAAHGVQLEQREPALS; the protein is encoded by the coding sequence ATACAGCGGCACCGCTCCGAGGAATCCACCGGCCTGCTCTCCGGATTCGGAGCGTATCTGCTGTGGGGGGCGTTCCCGATCTTCTTCGGGCTGCTCGCCCCGGCCGGTGCCCTCGAGATTCTCGCGCACCGGATGGTGTGGACGCTGGTGGCGATGCTGATCGTTCTCGCGGTCTTCGGCCGGCTCGGCACGCTACGGGGACTGGGCGGGCGCATGTGGCTGTTGGTGTCCGCCGCGACGGTGGCGGTGGGCATCAACTGGGGTGTGTACGTCTACGCGGTCGTCTCGGGGCATGTCGTGGAGGCGGCGCTCGGCTACTTCGTCAATCCGCTCGTGAGCGTCCTGTTCGGGGTGATCTTCTTCCGGGAGCGGTTGCGGCCCGCCCAGATCGCGGCGCTCGTCGTCGCGGCGATCGCGGTGGTGATCATCACCGTCGACTACGGGCAGCCGCCGGTGCTGGCGTTGACGCTCGCCTTGTCGTTCTCGACGTACGCGGTGGTGAAGAAGGTGATCCCGCTCGATCCGCGGACGAGCCTGACGGCCGAGGGGATCGTTGCGGCACCACTCGCGGTCGGCTACCTGATCGTGCTCGCAGCCACCGGCACCGGCACGTTCTTCGGGGAGGGGGCCGGGCACAGTCTGCTGCTCGTGGCGGCAGGTCCGGTCACCGCGGTGCCCCTGCTGTTGTTCGGGGCTGCGGCGCAACGTATCCCGTTGACGATGCTCGGCATCCTGCAGTACCTGACGCCCGCGCTGCAGATGGTATGGGGTGTCGCCGTGATGCACGAGGTGATGCCGCCGTCGCGGTGGGTCGGCTTCGCACTCATCTGGGTCGCGCTCGTGGTGTTCACGACCGACGCGCTGGTGCGGGCCCGGCGGAGTCGGGCGGCGCACGGCGTGCAGCTCGAACAGCGCGAGCCCGCACTCAGCTGA
- a CDS encoding alpha/beta hydrolase, with product MTSPRRRRPGLRAVGAGVALTAAAVAAFATSPWPGALLVRFVFDRDARRTTAALTARDPGGIASITCLQYRDGDTDAFLDVHFPESLTGTTEVLPAVIWTHGGAWISGHRADHAPYFRLLAAAGFTVISLDYSRGPGRRYPTAVHQLRDAHAYILANAERLHVDSDRIVLAGDSAGAQLSSQLAVIATNPDYAHDVGIASALRPDQLRGVVLNCGIYEITDMVGGPGVIGWGTEQSIWAYTGSRDVTRSAAVAQMSTLRHVTADFPPTYVSGGNADGLTAKQSKALAARLTDLGVDVTTLFYPDDHTPALAHEYQFDLDTADGRTALDRTIEFLRKHTTDR from the coding sequence GTGACCAGTCCCCGACGCCGACGCCCCGGCCTGCGAGCCGTCGGTGCCGGCGTGGCGCTGACCGCGGCCGCCGTCGCCGCGTTCGCCACCAGCCCGTGGCCGGGTGCGCTGCTCGTGCGCTTCGTGTTCGACCGCGACGCCCGCAGGACCACCGCCGCACTCACCGCCCGCGACCCCGGCGGCATCGCGTCGATCACTTGTCTGCAGTACCGCGACGGCGACACCGACGCCTTCCTCGACGTCCACTTCCCCGAGTCCCTGACCGGCACGACCGAGGTGCTGCCGGCGGTGATCTGGACGCACGGCGGCGCGTGGATCTCCGGCCACCGCGCCGATCACGCCCCGTACTTCCGACTGCTCGCGGCCGCCGGATTCACCGTGATCTCGCTCGACTACTCCCGCGGCCCGGGCCGCCGGTACCCGACTGCCGTCCACCAACTACGGGACGCCCACGCCTACATCCTGGCGAACGCCGAACGCCTGCATGTGGATTCGGATCGCATCGTCCTCGCCGGCGACTCCGCCGGCGCCCAGCTGTCGAGTCAGCTCGCCGTGATCGCCACGAACCCCGACTACGCCCACGACGTGGGGATCGCGTCGGCCCTGCGTCCCGACCAGCTGCGCGGGGTGGTCCTGAACTGCGGTATCTACGAGATCACCGACATGGTCGGCGGGCCGGGTGTGATCGGCTGGGGCACCGAGCAGTCCATCTGGGCGTACACCGGCAGCCGAGACGTCACCCGGTCGGCGGCGGTCGCGCAGATGTCGACGCTGCGGCACGTCACCGCGGATTTTCCACCCACCTACGTCTCCGGCGGCAACGCCGACGGGCTCACCGCGAAGCAATCGAAGGCCCTGGCCGCACGGCTCACCGATCTCGGAGTGGACGTGACCACACTGTTCTATCCCGACGACCACACCCCGGCACTCGCACACGAATACCAGTTCGACCTCGATACTGCCGACGGCCGCACCGCACTCGACCGGACGATCGAGTTCCTGCGCAAACACACCACCGACAGGTAG
- a CDS encoding RluA family pseudouridine synthase: MREMRSMPVPDGLDGMRVDAGLARLLGLSRTAVATLTEEGAVVVDGAAVGKSDRLAGGTWLEVELPEPPRPLTITPEPVEGMEILYADDDVVAVDKPVGVAAHASVGWTGPTVIGGLAAAGFRISTSGAHERQGIVHRLDVGTSGVMVVATSERAYTVLKRAFKQRTVDKRYHALVQGHPDPSSGTIDAPIGRHRSNDWKFTVTRDGKPSVTHYDTVEAFQAASLLDIHLETGRTHQIRVHFSALRHPCCGDLTYGADPRLAERLGLERQWLHARSLGFAHPADGRWVEITSEYPADLQHALGVLRAS, encoded by the coding sequence ATGAGGGAAATGCGTTCGATGCCGGTTCCCGACGGGCTCGACGGTATGCGCGTCGACGCCGGTCTGGCACGTCTGCTCGGGCTCTCACGGACGGCGGTGGCGACACTCACCGAGGAAGGCGCCGTCGTGGTCGACGGTGCCGCGGTGGGCAAGTCCGATCGGTTGGCCGGCGGCACGTGGCTCGAGGTGGAACTGCCGGAGCCGCCGCGTCCGCTGACGATCACGCCGGAGCCGGTCGAGGGCATGGAGATCCTGTACGCCGACGACGATGTCGTCGCGGTCGACAAGCCGGTCGGGGTCGCGGCGCACGCGAGTGTCGGCTGGACCGGCCCGACGGTCATCGGTGGTCTCGCCGCGGCCGGCTTCCGGATCTCGACGTCCGGTGCGCACGAGCGGCAGGGCATCGTGCACCGCCTCGACGTCGGCACGTCCGGGGTGATGGTGGTGGCGACGTCGGAGCGCGCGTACACGGTGCTCAAGCGGGCGTTCAAGCAGCGCACGGTCGACAAGCGGTACCACGCGCTGGTGCAGGGGCATCCGGATCCGAGCAGCGGCACGATCGACGCGCCCATCGGCCGGCACCGCAGCAACGACTGGAAGTTCACGGTCACCCGCGACGGCAAGCCCAGCGTCACGCACTACGACACGGTGGAGGCGTTCCAGGCGGCGAGCCTGCTCGACATCCATCTCGAGACGGGTCGCACCCATCAGATCCGGGTGCACTTCTCGGCGTTGCGGCATCCGTGCTGTGGTGATCTCACGTACGGTGCGGATCCGCGGCTCGCGGAACGCCTCGGTCTGGAACGGCAGTGGCTGCATGCGCGGTCGCTGGGGTTCGCGCATCCCGCGGACGGGCGCTGGGTGGAGATCACCAGCGAGTATCCGGCGGATCTGCAGCACGCTCTCGGGGTCCTGCGGGCGTCGTGA
- the lspA gene encoding signal peptidase II — protein sequence MSDDREDRTPDPDPAVPEPAVPEPTAPEPDDPVRPAGSAVSVTPRRMTLLLFGIAVVVFALDLVTKIAAVAFIDPRNPVELIGDTVTLTLIRNPGAAFSMATGMTWLLTLVAVGVVIGVVRIGRTLSSRWWALGLGLVLGGALGNLVDRIFRSPGPLQGHVVDFVSVGWWPVFNVADSSIVCGAILLVALTLFGIEPSGGTTSRKGDAA from the coding sequence GTGAGTGACGACCGCGAGGACCGTACCCCGGATCCCGACCCCGCCGTACCCGAACCCGCAGTACCCGAACCCACAGCCCCCGAACCCGACGATCCCGTCCGTCCGGCCGGGTCGGCCGTGTCGGTCACGCCCCGCCGGATGACGCTGCTGCTGTTCGGTATCGCGGTGGTGGTGTTCGCGCTCGATCTGGTGACGAAGATCGCTGCCGTGGCGTTCATCGATCCACGCAACCCGGTGGAGCTGATCGGCGACACGGTCACGTTGACGCTGATCCGCAACCCCGGTGCCGCGTTCTCGATGGCGACGGGCATGACGTGGCTGCTGACGCTCGTCGCGGTCGGTGTGGTGATCGGGGTGGTGCGGATCGGCCGCACCCTGAGTTCACGCTGGTGGGCGTTGGGCCTGGGCCTCGTGCTCGGTGGCGCGCTCGGTAATCTGGTGGACCGGATCTTCCGTTCGCCCGGACCGCTGCAGGGCCACGTCGTGGACTTCGTCTCCGTGGGCTGGTGGCCGGTGTTCAACGTCGCCGACTCGTCGATCGTGTGCGGCGCGATCCTGTTGGTGGCACTCACGCTGTTCGGTATCGAACCGAGCGGCGGAACGACTTCTCGGAAGGGGGATGCGGCATGA